One genomic segment of Paraburkholderia phymatum STM815 includes these proteins:
- a CDS encoding selenium-binding family protein, whose amino-acid sequence MATWKPDPTFYPSPRMAGSAPKETVAYVASFDPSRESPDELAVVDVDPSSADYGRIVSRVPMPNTGDELHHFGWNACSSCLCPNAPHPHTERRYLVVPGLRSSRIHILDTKPDKRKPQIARVLEPAEVAEKAGYTRPHTVHCGPQGIYVVSLANAQGEAPGGIFLMDHETFDIRGQWEIDRGPQELSYDGWWHLGYDTVVTSEWGLPATFENGLVPEVLLGGQYGHRLHFWDMNTRKHKQVVDFGAENQLVFELRPAHDPTKAYGFVNSVISLKDLSASIWTWYRDGDQWAARKVIEIPAEPADASLLPPMLKGFGAVPPLVTDIALSLDDRFLYVSCWGTGDLRQYDVSDPMKPELTGTVRIGGIAARATHPAAGERPLNGGPQMVEVSRDGSRVYFTNSLYGAIDDQFYTEGLDGWMVSLDAGKNGGLAVAKNFFVDWPKSHRPHQIRLEGGDASSDSYCYP is encoded by the coding sequence ATGGCGACATGGAAACCCGACCCCACCTTCTATCCTTCCCCCCGCATGGCTGGCAGCGCGCCGAAGGAAACAGTTGCGTACGTGGCGAGCTTCGATCCGTCGCGCGAATCGCCCGATGAGCTCGCGGTCGTCGATGTCGATCCAAGCTCCGCGGACTATGGGCGCATCGTCAGCCGCGTACCGATGCCGAATACAGGCGACGAGTTGCATCATTTCGGCTGGAACGCATGTAGTTCGTGCCTGTGCCCGAACGCGCCGCATCCGCATACGGAGCGCCGCTATCTGGTCGTGCCGGGACTGCGGTCCTCGCGCATCCACATTCTCGACACGAAACCCGACAAGCGGAAGCCGCAGATCGCACGCGTGCTCGAGCCCGCGGAAGTCGCGGAAAAAGCGGGCTACACGCGGCCGCATACGGTTCATTGCGGCCCCCAGGGCATTTACGTCGTGTCGCTCGCGAACGCGCAAGGGGAAGCGCCCGGCGGCATCTTCCTGATGGATCACGAAACCTTCGACATTCGCGGCCAGTGGGAAATCGATCGCGGCCCGCAGGAACTGTCGTACGACGGCTGGTGGCATCTCGGCTACGACACCGTCGTGACGAGCGAATGGGGCCTGCCCGCCACGTTCGAGAACGGACTCGTGCCGGAAGTGCTGCTCGGCGGGCAATATGGGCACCGGCTGCACTTCTGGGACATGAACACGCGCAAGCACAAGCAGGTCGTCGACTTCGGCGCGGAAAACCAGCTGGTGTTCGAACTGCGTCCCGCGCACGATCCGACCAAAGCGTACGGCTTCGTCAATTCGGTGATCAGTCTCAAGGACCTGTCCGCGTCGATCTGGACGTGGTATCGCGATGGCGATCAATGGGCGGCGCGCAAGGTGATCGAGATTCCCGCCGAGCCCGCCGATGCGTCGCTGCTTCCGCCCATGCTCAAAGGCTTCGGCGCAGTGCCTCCGCTCGTCACCGATATCGCACTGTCGCTCGACGACCGCTTCCTGTACGTGTCGTGCTGGGGCACGGGCGATCTCCGGCAATACGACGTGTCCGACCCGATGAAGCCGGAACTGACGGGCACAGTGCGCATCGGCGGCATTGCCGCGCGCGCGACACATCCGGCGGCCGGCGAGCGCCCGCTCAATGGCGGTCCGCAGATGGTCGAAGTGAGCCGCGACGGCAGCCGTGTGTACTTCACCAACTCGCTCTACGGCGCGATCGACGATCAGTTCTATACGGAAGGCCTCGACGGCTGGATGGTCAGTCTGGATGCCGGCAAGAACGGTGGGCTTGCCGTTGCGAAGAACTTCTTCGTCGACTGGCCGAAGTCGCATCGGCCGCATCAGATCCGGCTCGAGGGCGGAGATGCGTCGTCGGATTCGTACTGCTATCCGTGA
- a CDS encoding helix-turn-helix transcriptional regulator translates to MRSWRLDRPVLQGQLDLSRATGLVSSIGSDDSNALAAEVLKLLGDIAAISQCTIFAYEFGNRPRTVSVADHRGGRFLRDVADTYARHFYALDGNQKIVSSARNDKPGATLVLHQQTSDDIVNEAYRAACYQQPNVSDRVSLLVQPTADIWLSVNLYRDRRFGNYHPREIALIEAMAPLIAHAAKHHYAICGQRDMAISHLMLARVRGVCPELSKRELDVLTGVLEGLTAQEIGDTMGIKATSVVTYQKRAFRRLGISSQRQLFALCVGHGRI, encoded by the coding sequence ATGCGTTCATGGCGTCTCGACCGTCCTGTCTTGCAAGGGCAGCTGGATCTCAGCCGCGCGACGGGACTCGTGTCGTCGATCGGCAGCGACGACTCGAATGCGCTCGCCGCCGAAGTGCTAAAGCTGCTCGGCGATATCGCCGCAATCTCGCAGTGCACGATCTTCGCGTATGAGTTCGGCAACCGGCCGCGCACGGTATCGGTGGCGGATCACCGCGGCGGGCGTTTTCTGCGTGATGTCGCCGATACGTACGCGCGCCATTTCTATGCGCTCGACGGCAACCAGAAGATCGTTTCGTCGGCGCGCAACGACAAGCCCGGCGCGACGCTCGTGCTGCACCAGCAGACGAGCGATGACATCGTCAACGAAGCGTATCGCGCTGCGTGCTATCAGCAACCGAACGTATCGGATCGCGTGTCGCTGCTGGTGCAACCGACAGCCGATATCTGGCTGTCGGTGAACCTGTATCGCGACCGCCGTTTCGGCAATTACCATCCGCGCGAAATTGCGTTGATCGAAGCGATGGCGCCGCTCATTGCGCATGCCGCGAAGCATCACTACGCGATCTGCGGCCAGCGCGACATGGCGATTTCGCATCTGATGCTGGCGCGCGTGCGCGGCGTGTGTCCCGAACTGTCAAAGCGCGAACTCGACGTGCTGACTGGCGTGCTCGAAGGACTCACCGCGCAGGAGATCGGCGACACGATGGGCATCAAGGCGACGAGCGTCGTTACTTATCAGAAGCGCGCATTCCGGCGGCTCGGCATTTCGAGCCAGCGGCAGTTGTTCGCGCTGTGCGTCGGGCACGGCAGGATTTGA
- a CDS encoding MFS transporter has translation MESSSRAGALHATPAISAPQPNEQLVIAKVSRHLLWFLFVLFFFSFLDRINIGFAGLTMMKDLGLTSTQFGLATTLFYVAYIAFGIPGNVVLARVGARKWIGTIMIAWGIASTATMFATSPGTLYVLRVLVGVTEAGFLPGILLYLTYWFPAAYRARANALFMIAMPVTAAVGSALSGFILGLDGTMGLKGWQWLFLLEGLPSAILGLMVYAYLDDRPQQARWLDDLEKRALAATLAAEHRQPVTMQTKTGGAQSIVSELLSPVVVKFAIAYFCLVNTLAMVAVWTPLIVKSFSADASNRTIGLLAAIPQVCTIVAMIWWGRRSDRKQERKWHLIVPMLFSAAGWLCTAYSTNPAMRMLGVCLASAGSYTAMSIFWTTPDHALSFRARAIGIAVINATGNISSALNPLIVGWLKDATHSFSAGLLYSAALLAVGVIVVTLLPTDKREAPRASVV, from the coding sequence ATGGAATCCTCCTCGCGAGCCGGCGCGCTGCATGCGACGCCCGCCATCAGCGCGCCGCAGCCGAACGAACAGCTCGTTATCGCGAAAGTATCGCGGCATCTGCTGTGGTTTCTGTTCGTGCTGTTCTTCTTCTCGTTCCTCGATCGCATCAACATCGGCTTCGCCGGCCTGACGATGATGAAGGATCTCGGCCTCACGAGCACGCAGTTCGGGCTCGCGACGACGCTCTTCTACGTCGCGTACATCGCATTCGGTATTCCTGGCAACGTCGTGCTGGCGCGCGTCGGCGCGCGCAAGTGGATCGGCACGATCATGATCGCGTGGGGAATTGCGTCGACAGCGACGATGTTCGCGACCAGTCCCGGCACGCTGTATGTGCTGCGTGTGCTGGTCGGCGTGACGGAAGCGGGCTTTTTGCCGGGCATCCTGCTGTATCTGACCTACTGGTTTCCCGCCGCGTACCGGGCGCGCGCCAACGCGCTCTTCATGATCGCGATGCCCGTCACGGCGGCTGTCGGTTCCGCGTTATCGGGCTTCATCCTCGGGCTCGACGGCACGATGGGCCTGAAGGGCTGGCAGTGGCTCTTTCTGCTCGAAGGCCTGCCGTCGGCGATTCTCGGCCTCATGGTGTATGCGTATCTCGACGACCGTCCGCAGCAGGCACGCTGGCTCGATGACCTGGAAAAGCGCGCGCTTGCTGCGACGCTCGCTGCCGAGCATCGCCAGCCCGTCACCATGCAGACGAAGACGGGCGGCGCGCAAAGCATCGTCAGCGAATTGCTGTCGCCCGTTGTCGTGAAGTTCGCGATTGCATACTTCTGTCTGGTGAACACGCTGGCGATGGTCGCTGTGTGGACGCCGCTGATCGTCAAAAGTTTCAGTGCCGATGCGAGCAATCGCACGATCGGTTTGCTCGCTGCGATTCCGCAGGTGTGCACGATTGTCGCGATGATCTGGTGGGGACGCCGTTCGGATCGCAAGCAGGAACGCAAGTGGCACCTGATCGTTCCGATGCTGTTCTCCGCCGCTGGCTGGTTATGCACCGCCTATTCGACGAACCCGGCCATGCGCATGCTCGGCGTGTGCCTCGCGTCGGCGGGTTCCTACACGGCGATGTCGATCTTCTGGACCACGCCCGATCACGCGTTGAGCTTCCGCGCACGTGCGATAGGCATTGCCGTGATCAACGCGACGGGCAATATCAGTTCGGCGCTGAATCCGCTGATCGTCGGCTGGCTGAAGGACGCGACGCATAGCTTCTCTGCAGGGCTGCTGTATTCGGCGGCGCTGCTGGCGGTCGGCGTGATCGTCGTGACATTGCTGCCGACGGACAAACGCGAAGCGCCGCGTGCAAGCGTCGTTTGA
- a CDS encoding FAD-dependent oxidoreductase yields MNRQFKPYPFTAKHYAARVPQLKQGLDAKRHAVTIVGGGPVGLAVALGLANHGVPCVLIEADDSVCYGSRAICISRRSLEIIERLGAVEGFLKTGLPWTGGRSFYRDTEVLHFTMPQDENQKLPPMVNLAQYHIEQFLLDAAEKRADLIDIRWQTRVKSIESRDDGATLQLTTPDGDYALDADWVVAADGGRSTIREALGLQLQGTSYEGRYVIVDIELSSDRPTERLAYFDPSSNPGSTVLVHKQPDNVWRIDYQLRDGEDAQEAVKPENVMPRVQSLLDMMGEKGDWSPIWITIYKANALTLDRYRHNRVMFAGDAAHLVPIFGVRGANSGIDDADNMAWKLAFVVKGLASASLLDSYSDERVAATHENLSYGTKSTEFMAPPSFAFDLMRKAVLSLAVKHPGVRSLINPRQTSAITYAHSPLNAADADAFAAGPVPGAVLAEYPLTMAEGGHAREAHLTDLVGARFTVLYFSEEGDVPDSFSALAQALRQRGVPFRVVPLSARLHPQAKGEHAWDHTGRIFERYGAKPGTAYLVRPDGHVLGRWRDASAADVEAAIARALA; encoded by the coding sequence ATGAACAGGCAATTCAAACCCTATCCGTTCACCGCAAAGCACTACGCGGCGCGTGTGCCGCAATTGAAGCAGGGCCTGGACGCGAAGCGCCATGCGGTGACGATCGTCGGCGGCGGGCCGGTCGGGCTGGCCGTTGCGCTCGGTCTCGCAAATCACGGCGTGCCGTGCGTGCTGATCGAAGCGGACGATTCCGTGTGCTACGGCAGCCGCGCAATCTGCATTTCGCGCCGCAGCCTGGAGATCATCGAGCGCCTCGGTGCGGTCGAGGGTTTCCTGAAAACGGGCTTGCCGTGGACGGGCGGACGCAGCTTCTATCGCGACACGGAAGTGCTGCACTTCACGATGCCCCAGGACGAGAACCAGAAGCTGCCGCCGATGGTCAACCTCGCGCAATATCACATCGAACAGTTTCTGCTCGATGCAGCGGAGAAGCGCGCCGATCTGATCGATATCCGCTGGCAGACGCGCGTGAAGTCGATCGAATCGCGCGATGACGGCGCGACGCTGCAGCTAACCACGCCCGACGGCGACTATGCGCTCGACGCCGATTGGGTGGTCGCCGCCGATGGCGGACGCAGCACGATCCGCGAAGCGCTCGGTTTGCAGTTGCAGGGCACGAGCTACGAAGGTCGCTACGTGATCGTCGATATTGAATTATCCAGCGACCGGCCGACAGAACGGCTCGCGTATTTCGATCCGTCGTCGAATCCCGGTTCGACCGTGCTCGTCCATAAGCAGCCCGACAACGTATGGCGCATCGACTATCAGTTGCGCGACGGCGAAGATGCGCAAGAGGCGGTGAAGCCCGAAAACGTGATGCCGCGCGTGCAAAGCCTGCTCGATATGATGGGCGAGAAGGGCGACTGGTCGCCCATCTGGATCACGATCTACAAGGCCAATGCGCTGACGCTCGATCGCTATCGCCACAACCGCGTGATGTTCGCGGGCGACGCCGCGCATCTCGTGCCGATCTTCGGCGTGCGCGGCGCGAACTCGGGTATCGACGATGCGGACAATATGGCGTGGAAACTCGCGTTCGTCGTGAAGGGGCTGGCGTCCGCGTCGCTGCTCGACAGCTATTCGGACGAGCGTGTTGCCGCTACGCATGAAAACCTGAGCTACGGTACTAAGAGCACCGAATTCATGGCGCCGCCGTCGTTCGCTTTCGATCTGATGCGCAAGGCCGTATTGAGTCTCGCTGTCAAGCATCCGGGTGTTCGCTCGCTGATCAACCCACGACAGACATCGGCGATCACCTATGCGCATTCGCCGTTGAACGCCGCCGACGCCGATGCGTTTGCGGCTGGGCCGGTGCCAGGTGCCGTGCTGGCGGAGTATCCGTTGACGATGGCGGAAGGCGGGCACGCGCGCGAGGCTCATTTGACCGATCTCGTCGGTGCGCGCTTCACCGTGCTGTATTTCAGCGAAGAGGGCGACGTGCCCGACAGTTTCAGCGCGCTCGCACAAGCGCTGCGCCAACGCGGTGTGCCGTTCAGAGTCGTGCCGCTCAGCGCGCGTTTGCATCCGCAAGCGAAGGGCGAGCACGCGTGGGATCACACGGGACGCATCTTCGAGCGATACGGCGCGAAGCCGGGCACGGCGTATCTGGTGCGCCCGGATGGGCATGTGCTGGGGCGCTGGCGCGATGCCAGTGCCGCCGATGTCGAAGCGGCGATCGCGCGCGCACTGGCTTGA
- the hpaR gene encoding homoprotocatechuate degradation operon regulator HpaR produces the protein MHRNLPMLLLRARELMMARFRPLLTAQGLTEQQWRIIRALHENGPLEPRQLCALCTISSPSLAGVLARMEDLGHVTKERFEDDQRRVRVSLTAQSAEVVERMKPLLEAEYQALEAEVGAKVVEDLYVAVDALITQLATGENRDAE, from the coding sequence ATGCACCGCAATCTGCCGATGCTGCTGCTACGCGCGCGCGAACTCATGATGGCGCGCTTCCGTCCGCTGCTCACGGCGCAGGGGCTCACCGAGCAGCAGTGGCGCATCATTCGCGCGCTGCATGAGAATGGGCCGCTGGAGCCGCGGCAGTTATGCGCGCTGTGCACGATCTCAAGTCCCAGTCTGGCAGGTGTGCTCGCGCGGATGGAAGATCTCGGTCACGTGACGAAAGAGCGCTTTGAGGACGATCAGCGACGCGTGCGCGTGTCGCTGACGGCGCAGAGCGCGGAGGTCGTCGAGCGGATGAAGCCGTTGCTGGAAGCGGAGTATCAGGCGCTGGAAGCGGAGGTGGGCGCCAAGGTGGTCGAGGATCTTTACGTGGCTGTCGATGCGTTGATCACGCAACTGGCGACGGGCGAAAACCGCGACGCAGAATGA